A genome region from Arachis duranensis cultivar V14167 chromosome 8, aradu.V14167.gnm2.J7QH, whole genome shotgun sequence includes the following:
- the LOC107461113 gene encoding uncharacterized protein LOC107461113: MKKKRVVLVTKTPYNTSEDMMSEESHQDQEVCLKPWCFFCSMREPDASLRRVGISNYFKEMPLCEDKEDYDQYVLVLSELWHIAMTQSNDPEFPSLGIFKCMANLINKAINDKTWLLTNQNIYIPYYAAHIIGSYTMNKEEFAQIAVQSGVIPPLLELLRGKISWVEQRVAVRALGHLASYESTFDSVSEYEQEVVKVTLNLACTCLEVVYSEFVGVKKKKRVEYHRNLLTRGVGDLEMENRKAEEWGSQLQCWCIHLLNCFAFKERCLNLICQKEFLKELCHMWGGLVNHTSPGGVGLLRILCYSKFGRKIIAEIPKVIINLGNILRSSDDWQYMGIDCLLLLLKDSDTRFKVIDIAASYLVDLVELKTLGDKSNVGETITKVLLLEEHKLHNNRDLQQVLNLKVYRRKKEKALWEEKLEERRVLVGLIKQEANDKLRLGKVEEALVKYNEALEVCPLKLRKERMVLYSNKAQCNLVLKNPESAISDSTRALCLSNPANTHRKSLWRRSQAYDMKGMARESLLDCIVFMKKQHQQRSLKIPYHAARMICKHMDATWLFAAARSSRLIRVMKKKKNHHSNHENEANNCEVNFHDRNSGGLMPGLSTINGEPFAAKEVSRRKVQRTRRRIKKANIAAAQPIM, translated from the exons atgaagaaaaaaagagtgGTACTTGTAACCAAAACTCCTTACAACACCAGCGAGGACATGATGAGTGAGGAGTCTCACCAAGACCAAGAAGTTTGCCTCAAGCCTTGGTGTTTCTTTTGCAGCATGAGAGAACCAGATGCATCTCTTAGAAGAGTTGGAATCTCCAACTACTTCAAAGAGATGCCTCTATGTGAGGATAAAGAAGATTATGATCAATATGTGTTGGTGCTGAGTGAACTATGGCACATTGCCATGACTCAATCCAACGACCCTGAGTTCCCTTCCCTTGGCATATTCAAGTGCATGGCTAATCTAATCAACAAAGCTATAAACGACAAAACCTGGCTTCTCACAAATCAAAACATATACATACCCTACTATGCTGCTCATATCATTGGATCTTACACCATGAACAAGGAAGAGTTTGCACAAATAGCTGTGCAATCAGGTGTTATACCTCCATTGTTAGAGCTTCTGAGGGGGAAAATCAGTTGGGTTGAACAAAGGGTTGCGGTTCGAGCATTAGGGCACTTGGCCAGTTATGAAAGCACATTCGATTCGGTATCGGAGTATGAACAAGAAGTGGTGAAAGTGACATTGAATCTAGCTTGTACTTGCTTGGAAGTGGTGTATTCTGAGTTTGTaggagtgaagaagaagaagagggtaGAGTACCACAGGAACTTGCTTACAAGAGGTGTTGGTGATTTGGAGATGGAGAACCGAAAAGCTGAGGAATGGGGTAGCCAACTTCAGTGTTGGTGTATTCATCTTCTCAACTGTTTTGCTTTCAAAGAAAGATGTCTGAATCTGATTTGTCAGAAGGAATTcttgaaagaactttgccacatGTGGGGTGGGTTGGTGAATCACACGTCACCAGGTGGTGTTGGACTCCTTCGAATCCTGTGTTACAGTAAATTTGGAAGGAAAATCATTGCTGAGATCCCAAAAGTAATCATCAATCTCGGTAACATTTTAAGATCTTCGGATGATTGGCAGTATATGGGGATTGATtgtcttctacttcttctcaaGGACTCGGATACAAG GTTCAAGGTTATTGATATTGCTGCTTCGTACCTTGTTGATTTGGTTGAACTTAAAACTCTTGGAGATAAATCAAACGTGGGTGAAACCATCACAAAAGTGCTGCTACTTGAGGAACATAAATTACACAACAACAGGGACTTGCAACAAGTGCTGAATTTGAAGGTGTATaggaggaagaaagagaaggcaTTGTGGGAAGAGAAATTAGAGGAAAGAAGGGTTTTGGTTGGTTTGATAAAGCAAGAAGCGAATGACAAGTTGAGGTTGGGAAAAGTAGAAGAAGCTTTGGTGAAGTACAATGAAGCACTTGAAGTTTGTCCATTGAAGTTGAGAAAGGAGAGAATGGTGCTTTATAGTAACAAAGCACAGTGCAATCTTGTGCTTAAGAATCCAGAAAGTGCAATCAGTGATTCAACGAGAGCGCTTTGCCTTTCGAACCCAGCGAACACGCACAGGAAAAGCCTCTGGAGAAGGTCACAGGCTTATGACATGAAAGGCATGGCGAGGGAGAGCCTTTTGGACTGCATAGTCTTCATGAAGAAGCAGCATCAGCAGAGGAGTCTCAAGATTCCTTACCATGCAGCGCGCATGATCTGCAAACACATGGATGCCACGTGGCTCTTTGCTGCTGCACGCTCGTCAAGGCTAATAAGagtgatgaaaaagaaaaaaaatcatcacTCTAATCATGAAAATGAAGCCAACAACTGTGAAGTGAACTTCCATGATCGTAATAGCGGTGGTCTCATGCCtg GATTGTCCACCATTAATGGAGAACCTTTTGCGGCGAAAGAAGTGAGTAGGAGAAAGGTGCAGAGGACACGGAGGAGAATTAAAAAAGCTAATATTGCAGCAGCTCAGCCAATAATGTAG
- the LOC107461194 gene encoding uncharacterized protein LOC107461194 isoform X2, which translates to MASTFNRWEKDPFFTAAEQVQESADRMESAYRAWIHAKKDACSPWNSDEICRDVHTALGTAKWQLDEFEKAVTSSYNNSSTKDARNRHQDFISAIVDKITKVEHSLNESLHPGNKAPLPWVRLDEGERDELALFLSGVPEAEGKSVGRDHEDSQSTSGWGSTLEVEDKSPGHRRAASADAHVSSWKIAVSDELQQRNTPDGSSGAMHKVASLSAFVSSMESVSKLKWAKNGYKKLKAGNHHQESDNALLPSVQLNGGLNSCYERSKSYLDSCDECYDKQLYGWYGAIQRQLQRSQYQMQYSRPVQLTVWISILLCMIVLIAFCTM; encoded by the exons ATGGCATCCACTTTTAATCGATGGGAGAAAGATCCTTTCTTTACCGCCGCCGAACAAGTTCAGGAGTCCGCAGACAG GATGGAATCTGCGTATAGGGCATGGATTCATGCAAAGAAAGATGCGTGCAGCCCTTGGAACTCTGATGAAATATGCCGGGATGTGCATACTGCTCTTGGCACTGCTAAATGGCAG TTAGATGAATTTGAAAAAGCGGTTACATCGAGTTATAACAATAGCTCAACTAAGGATGCAAGAAATAGGCACCAAGATTTCATTTCTGCCATTGTTGACAAGATTACAAAAGTTGAACATTCCTTAAATGAGTCCCTTCATCCAGGTAACAAGGCGCCTCTGCCTTGGGTGCGTCTAGATGAAGGAGAAAGAGATGAGCTCGCATTGTTCCTTTCCGGTGTGCCAGAGGCTGAAGGAAAATCTGTTGGTAGAGACCATGAGGATTCACAGTCAACATCTGGCTGGGGCTCCACACTAGAAGTGGAGGACAAATCACCTGGGCATCGCAGGGCGGCTAGTGCTGATGCCCATGTTAGTTCTTGGAAAATTGCTGTTTCTGATGAGCTTCAACAACGCAATACCCCCGATGGTTCTTCTGGTGCTATGCATAAGGTAGCCAGTCTCTCTGCGTTTGTTAGCTCCATGGAATCAGTCTCTAAGTTGAAGTGGGCCAAGAATGGTTATAAAAAGCTCAAAGCAGGAAATCATCATCAAGAAAGTGATAATGCACTGCTACCATCAGTGCAATTGAATGGG GGCTTGAATTCATGCTATGAAAGAAGTAAGAGTTACCTTGATAGCTGTGATGAATGTTATGATAAGCAACTATATGGATGGTATGGGGCTATTCAAAGACAGCTTCAAAGATCTCAATACCAAATGCAGTACAGTAGGCCTGTTCAGTTAACTGTGTGGATATCTATTCTCCTTTGCATGATAG TTTTAATTGCTTTCTGCACAATGTAG
- the LOC107461194 gene encoding uncharacterized protein LOC107461194 isoform X1, whose amino-acid sequence MASTFNRWEKDPFFTAAEQVQESADRMESAYRAWIHAKKDACSPWNSDEICRDVHTALGTAKWQLDEFEKAVTSSYNNSSTKDARNRHQDFISAIVDKITKVEHSLNESLHPGNKAPLPWVRLDEGERDELALFLSGVPEAEGKSVGRDHEDSQSTSGWGSTLEVEDKSPGHRRAASADAHVSSWKIAVSDELQQRNTPDGSSGAMHKVASLSAFVSSMESVSKLKWAKNGYKKLKAGNHHQESDNALLPSVQLNGGLNSCYERSKSYLDSCDECYDKQLYGWYGAIQRQLQRSQYQMQYSRPVQLTVWISILLCMIGKLWIFLCFHV is encoded by the exons ATGGCATCCACTTTTAATCGATGGGAGAAAGATCCTTTCTTTACCGCCGCCGAACAAGTTCAGGAGTCCGCAGACAG GATGGAATCTGCGTATAGGGCATGGATTCATGCAAAGAAAGATGCGTGCAGCCCTTGGAACTCTGATGAAATATGCCGGGATGTGCATACTGCTCTTGGCACTGCTAAATGGCAG TTAGATGAATTTGAAAAAGCGGTTACATCGAGTTATAACAATAGCTCAACTAAGGATGCAAGAAATAGGCACCAAGATTTCATTTCTGCCATTGTTGACAAGATTACAAAAGTTGAACATTCCTTAAATGAGTCCCTTCATCCAGGTAACAAGGCGCCTCTGCCTTGGGTGCGTCTAGATGAAGGAGAAAGAGATGAGCTCGCATTGTTCCTTTCCGGTGTGCCAGAGGCTGAAGGAAAATCTGTTGGTAGAGACCATGAGGATTCACAGTCAACATCTGGCTGGGGCTCCACACTAGAAGTGGAGGACAAATCACCTGGGCATCGCAGGGCGGCTAGTGCTGATGCCCATGTTAGTTCTTGGAAAATTGCTGTTTCTGATGAGCTTCAACAACGCAATACCCCCGATGGTTCTTCTGGTGCTATGCATAAGGTAGCCAGTCTCTCTGCGTTTGTTAGCTCCATGGAATCAGTCTCTAAGTTGAAGTGGGCCAAGAATGGTTATAAAAAGCTCAAAGCAGGAAATCATCATCAAGAAAGTGATAATGCACTGCTACCATCAGTGCAATTGAATGGG GGCTTGAATTCATGCTATGAAAGAAGTAAGAGTTACCTTGATAGCTGTGATGAATGTTATGATAAGCAACTATATGGATGGTATGGGGCTATTCAAAGACAGCTTCAAAGATCTCAATACCAAATGCAGTACAGTAGGCCTGTTCAGTTAACTGTGTGGATATCTATTCTCCTTTGCATGATAGGTAAGCTCTggatctttctttgttttcatgtATGA
- the LOC107461195 gene encoding cytochrome b5, translating into MVITNFNGVGVGFGFGVGCGFGVGWGFGGMPLNFLGLGAGGGCGVGVGLGWGFGTAYGSKYRSSRITFQGMEFDNKVEKGNPNELSKASTEIKSSGVFQHKSKKACWLVINGRVLGVMKFLEERPGGKEVLMELAGKDATKEFDAIGHSKGAQNLVLKHQVGVLQGATIEEVEAKDHVADTESKNKEMSAFVIKEDPKSMSETLYEFFVPVLVGTFYFGYRLLTRANPHI; encoded by the exons atgGTCATCACTAATTTCAACGGAGTTGGCGTCGGATTTG GTTTCGGAGTAGGTTGCGGTTTCGGTGTAGGATGGGGTTTCGGAG GTATGCCATTGAACTTCTTGGGTCTTGGTGCAG GTGGAGGCTGTGGCGTTGGAGTAGGACTTGGTTGGGGGTTTGGTACTGCTTATGGTAGCAAGTATCGGTCATCACGGATCACATTTCAGGGAATGGAATTTGACAATAAGGTGGAGAAAGGCAACCCCAATGAGTTATCTAAAGCTAGCACAGAAATAAAAAGTTCTGG GGTTTTCCAACACAAATCCAAGAAAGCTTGTTGGCTTGTGATCAATGGCAGG gTATTGGGTGTCATGAAGTTCTTGGAGGAACGCCCTGGCGGCAAAGAGGTGTTGATGGAGTTAGCAGGCAAGGATGCAACGAAGGAGTTCGATGCAATTGGACACAGCAAAGGAGCACAGAACTTGGTCCTTAAGCACCAGGTGGGTGTCCTGCAAGGTGCCACCATAGAAGAGGTAGAAGCCAAGGACCATGTTGCGGATACGGAGTCCAAGAACAAAGAGATGAGTGCGTTCGTTATAAAAGAGGATCCCAAGTCCATGTCTGAGACACTTTACGAGTTCTTTGTTCCAGTTCTTGTTGGCACATTCTATTTTGGCTACCGATTACTTACCAGAGCAAACCCACACATTTAG